A genomic region of Danio aesculapii chromosome 21, fDanAes4.1, whole genome shotgun sequence contains the following coding sequences:
- the LOC130214754 gene encoding olfactory receptor 52E8-like, with protein MDNLTFTNSILLVEGLKVTPQSSQTVFIMFLLAYVFAMVSNIGLIFLISTEKKLHDPMHFLFCNLPLNDIMGTTVIMPRLLQDILTDASERYISYAECAIQAYFVHVFTAACHYVLMIMAFDRYVAICNPLRYTAIMTNKMVIALSALAWSLAILFVTIMVGLSLRLSRCRYKIENPFCDNASLFKLSCENVSINNVFGLVYTVIVLSLSALFIFVTYVKIATVCVTSKNKALNSKAIKTCSTHLAVYLIMFITGAVFIFLHRFPEYSDNRKLASIMFHIVPPGLNPLVYGLQTKEIRQKVVKLWCRKK; from the coding sequence AGGGACTGAAAGTCACACCTCAGTCATCACAAACTGTTTTCATCATGTTTCTCTTGGCTTATGTCTTTGCAATGGTATCAAACATAGGACTAATATTTCTAATTTCAACAGAAAAGAAACTGCACGATCCTATGCATTTTTTGTTCTGTAACTTGCCACTGAATGATATAATGGGGACCACTGTCATAATGCCACGTTTACTTCAGGATATTTTAACTGATGCCTCAGAGCGTTACATATCTTATGCGGAATGTGCTATTCAAGCttattttgtgcatgtatttACAGCAGCATGTCACTATGTACTGATGATCATGGCCTTTGACAGATATGTGGCTATATGTAATCCTCTGAGATATACAGCAATAATGACCAATAAAATGGTTATTGCACTCTCAGCACTTGCTTGGAGCTTGGCCATTCTTTTTGTGACAATTATGGTAGGACTTTCTTTGCGCCTGTCTCGTTGTAGGTATAAAATTGAAAATCCTTTCTGTGACAATGCCTCATTGTTTAAGCTGTCCTGTGAAAATGTgtctattaataatgtttttggaCTCGTTTATACTGTGATTGTACTCAGTCTGTCagcattatttatatttgtaacatATGTCAAAATTGCTACTGTATGTGTTACCAGCAAGAACAAAGCACTCAACAGCAAAGCGATAAAAACTTGCAGCACTCATTTAGCTGTTTACTTAATTATGTTTATTACTGGAGCCGTTTTTATTTTCCTTCATCGTTTTCCTGAATACTCTGACAACAGGAAACTAGCTAGTATAATGTTTCACATTGTACCACCAGGACTGAATCCCTTGGTATATGGTTTGCAAACCAAAGAGATTAGACAAAAGGTTGTGAAACTCTGGTGTAGAAAGAAGTGA